The following are encoded in a window of uncultured Pseudomonas sp. genomic DNA:
- the kdsB gene encoding 3-deoxy-manno-octulosonate cytidylyltransferase: MSTAFTVVIPARFASSRLPGKPLQEIAGKPMIQHVWEQACRSSAQQVVVATDDARIVEVCRGFGAQVLLTRVDHNSGTDRLAEVATALGLAADAIVVNVQGDEPLIPPAIIDQVAANLAANPQAAIATLAEPIDDVQALFNPNVVKVVSDKSGLALTFSRAPLAWARDAFAKSRDQLPAGVPYRRHIGIYAYRAQFLHDFVSWGPCWLEDTECLEQLRALWHGVRIHVADALEAPPAGVDTAEDLQRVRRLLEA, from the coding sequence ATGAGCACTGCCTTTACCGTTGTGATTCCGGCGCGTTTCGCTTCCAGTCGCCTGCCGGGCAAGCCGCTGCAGGAGATTGCCGGCAAACCGATGATTCAGCATGTCTGGGAGCAGGCCTGCCGCAGCAGTGCTCAGCAAGTGGTGGTGGCCACTGATGACGCACGGATTGTTGAGGTGTGCCGTGGCTTTGGTGCGCAGGTGCTGTTGACCCGCGTCGACCACAATTCCGGCACCGACCGCCTGGCTGAAGTGGCGACGGCCCTAGGCCTGGCCGCGGATGCCATCGTGGTTAATGTGCAGGGCGACGAGCCGCTGATTCCGCCGGCCATTATCGATCAGGTAGCGGCCAATCTCGCAGCTAACCCACAAGCGGCGATTGCCACCCTGGCTGAGCCGATTGACGATGTGCAGGCGTTATTTAATCCCAATGTAGTCAAGGTGGTCAGCGACAAGTCGGGCTTGGCCTTGACCTTCAGTCGTGCGCCGCTGGCCTGGGCTCGCGATGCGTTTGCCAAGAGCCGTGACCAATTGCCAGCGGGTGTGCCGTATCGCCGGCATATCGGTATCTACGCTTACCGCGCGCAGTTTCTGCATGACTTCGTCAGCTGGGGGCCGTGCTGGCTTGAAGACACCGAGTGCCTGGAGCAGTTGCGCGCACTCTGGCATGGCGTACGCATTCATGTTGCCGATGCCCTGGAGGCGCCGCCAGCAGGCGTTGATACCGCAGAAGATCTGCAGCGGGTTCGCCGCCTATTGGAGGCCTGA
- a CDS encoding low molecular weight protein-tyrosine-phosphatase: MRVLFVCLGNICRSPTAEGVLRHKLRAAGLEGRIEVDSAGTSDWHVGKAADMRTRQAAQQRGYDLSALRGRQATAEDFHAFDLILAMDNSNLRNLQQLRPGNAPAELDLFLRRYQLELDEVPDPYYGGEAGFTQVLDLIEQACDALVLELKGRL, translated from the coding sequence ATGCGCGTTCTGTTCGTCTGCCTGGGGAATATCTGCCGCTCGCCCACGGCTGAGGGCGTGTTGCGCCATAAGCTGCGTGCGGCGGGGCTGGAAGGGCGTATCGAGGTTGATTCTGCCGGTACCAGTGACTGGCATGTGGGCAAGGCTGCGGATATGCGCACGCGTCAGGCCGCGCAACAGCGCGGCTATGACTTGTCGGCGCTACGCGGGCGGCAGGCCACGGCTGAAGATTTTCACGCGTTTGACCTGATTCTGGCGATGGACAACAGCAACCTGCGCAACCTGCAGCAATTGCGTCCGGGCAATGCGCCGGCCGAGCTGGATTTGTTTCTTCGGCGTTATCAGCTTGAACTGGATGAGGTGCCTGATCCTTATTACGGCGGCGAAGCCGGGTTTACCCAGGTGCTGGATTTGATCGAGCAGGCCTGTGATGCCTTGGTGCTTGAGCTCAAGGGGCGCTTATGA
- the murB gene encoding UDP-N-acetylmuramate dehydrogenase encodes MSLQVRTQVSLKPYNSFAVEACASHFAEAENDQQVREALSYAQAQQLPLLLLGGGSNLLLTADVEALVLRMASRGIRVLEDDGEHVLIEAEAGEPWHPFVQWTLTQGFAGLENLSLIPGTVGAAPVQNIGAYGVELKDLFVGLTALDRHSGELREFSLQACGFAYRDSLFKRESGRWVILRVRFALSRSATLHLGYGPVSQRLVEQGIAAPNAQDVSRAICAIRSEKLPDPAELGNAGSFFKNPLISAELAQRLRAEHADLVAYPQADGQVKLAAGWLIERAGWKGFREGDAGVHRLQALVLVNYGAATGVQLLSLAQRIQADIALRFAVELEIEPNVL; translated from the coding sequence ATGAGCCTGCAGGTGCGTACTCAGGTATCGCTCAAGCCGTATAACAGTTTTGCTGTCGAGGCCTGCGCCAGCCATTTCGCCGAGGCTGAAAATGATCAGCAGGTGCGTGAGGCGCTGAGCTATGCGCAAGCACAGCAGTTGCCGCTGCTGTTGTTGGGTGGCGGCAGCAACCTGCTGCTCACGGCGGATGTCGAAGCATTGGTGCTGCGCATGGCCAGTCGTGGTATTCGTGTGCTTGAGGATGATGGCGAACACGTATTGATTGAAGCGGAGGCAGGCGAGCCCTGGCATCCGTTTGTGCAGTGGACGCTGACCCAGGGCTTTGCTGGGCTGGAAAACCTCAGCCTGATTCCTGGCACCGTGGGTGCGGCTCCCGTGCAGAACATTGGCGCTTACGGCGTCGAGCTGAAAGATTTGTTTGTCGGCCTAACGGCGCTCGATCGTCATAGTGGCGAGCTGCGCGAGTTTTCTCTGCAGGCGTGCGGCTTTGCCTATCGCGACAGTCTATTTAAGCGTGAAAGCGGGCGCTGGGTGATTTTGCGTGTGCGCTTTGCCTTGAGTCGCTCGGCGACGCTGCACTTGGGCTACGGGCCGGTGAGTCAGCGCCTGGTGGAGCAGGGGATTGCCGCGCCGAATGCACAGGATGTGAGTCGTGCAATCTGTGCCATTCGTAGTGAAAAACTGCCGGACCCAGCTGAGCTGGGCAATGCCGGAAGTTTCTTCAAGAACCCTCTGATTTCTGCCGAGTTGGCGCAGCGCTTGCGCGCTGAGCATGCCGATTTGGTGGCTTATCCGCAGGCAGACGGGCAGGTCAAGCTAGCGGCTGGCTGGCTGATTGAGCGTGCGGGCTGGAAGGGTTTTCGCGAGGGTGATGCCGGTGTGCATCGCTTGCAGGCGCTGGTACTGGTTAACTACGGGGCCGCCACGGGTGTGCAGTTGTTGAGTCTGGCGCAGCGTATTCAGGCAGACATTGCCCTGCGTTTTGCGGTTGAGCTAGAGATCGAACCAAACGTACTGTAA
- the lpxK gene encoding tetraacyldisaccharide 4'-kinase: MSLSDRLTAAWYAGHPALGLLRPLEWLYRSVVQRKRARFLAGEGAIYRAPVPVVVVGNITVGGTGKTPMILWLIEHCRRQGLRVGVVSRGYGAQPPQLPWRVQADQDASVAGDEPLLIVQRSGVALMIDPDRSRAVAALLAAEPLDLILSDDGLQHYRLARDLELVLIDAARGLGNQHCLPAGPLREPVERLQSVDALLYNGAASDPPAGYGFTLRPRSLVNLRSGEQRPLSHFSPGQALHAVAGIGNPQRFFTTLEGLHWRPVAHAFADHAPYSAELLNFSPTLPLVMTEKDAVKCRAFAADDWWYLAVDAEPSAAFVAWFDQQLQRLVPRT; encoded by the coding sequence ATGAGCCTGTCTGATCGCCTCACGGCTGCCTGGTATGCCGGTCATCCGGCGCTAGGCCTGCTGCGCCCGCTGGAATGGTTGTATCGCAGTGTGGTGCAGCGCAAGCGTGCGCGTTTTCTCGCCGGTGAGGGGGCGATCTACCGCGCACCTGTACCGGTTGTGGTGGTGGGCAATATCACCGTGGGTGGCACCGGCAAGACCCCGATGATTCTCTGGTTGATCGAGCATTGCCGCCGCCAAGGCCTGCGCGTCGGTGTGGTCAGTCGCGGTTACGGCGCGCAGCCGCCGCAGTTGCCCTGGCGGGTGCAAGCCGATCAGGACGCCAGTGTCGCGGGCGATGAACCCTTGCTGATTGTGCAGCGCAGTGGTGTAGCGTTGATGATCGACCCTGATCGCAGTCGCGCCGTGGCCGCCTTGCTGGCTGCGGAACCGCTGGACTTGATCCTCAGTGATGATGGTTTGCAGCACTATCGACTGGCCCGTGATCTGGAATTGGTGTTGATCGATGCGGCTCGCGGCCTGGGCAACCAGCATTGCCTGCCTGCTGGGCCATTGCGCGAGCCGGTCGAGCGCTTGCAGAGCGTCGATGCATTGCTCTATAACGGCGCGGCCAGTGACCCGCCAGCCGGCTACGGCTTTACCTTGCGACCGCGCAGCTTGGTCAACCTGCGCAGTGGCGAGCAGCGCCCGTTAAGTCATTTCTCACCTGGCCAGGCCTTGCATGCAGTGGCCGGTATTGGCAACCCGCAGCGTTTCTTCACTACCCTCGAAGGGCTACACTGGCGACCTGTCGCGCATGCCTTTGCCGACCATGCACCGTACAGCGCCGAGTTGCTGAATTTCAGCCCGACACTGCCACTGGTGATGACGGAAAAGGATGCGGTTAAGTGCCGTGCCTTTGCGGCTGACGATTGGTGGTACCTGGCGGTGGATGCCGAACCCTCGGCTGCGTTTGTCGCCTGGTTTGATCAGCAATTGCAGCGCCTTGTGCCGCGCACCTGA
- a CDS encoding biopolymer transporter ExbD, translated as MKFRRKPRENVEINLASLIDVVFILLLFFVVTTTFTRETQLKVDLPEAASGTPPEQTELKQLEILIAADGSYSLNAKQLLKSDLPSLMAALQKESDGDNSLPLIISADAKAQHQAVITAMDAAGKLGFAHLRMTTVEAQAAP; from the coding sequence GTGAAATTCCGGCGTAAACCGCGGGAAAACGTCGAGATCAACCTGGCCTCGTTGATCGACGTGGTATTTATCCTGCTGCTGTTCTTTGTGGTCACCACGACCTTCACTCGGGAAACCCAGCTCAAGGTTGATCTGCCAGAAGCGGCCAGCGGTACGCCGCCGGAACAGACCGAATTGAAGCAGCTGGAAATCCTGATTGCCGCCGACGGCAGCTATTCGCTGAATGCCAAGCAGCTGCTGAAAAGCGACCTGCCAAGCCTGATGGCGGCATTGCAGAAAGAGTCCGATGGTGATAACAGCCTGCCGCTGATCATCAGTGCTGATGCCAAGGCGCAGCATCAGGCAGTTATCACCGCCATGGATGCCGCCGGCAAGCTTGGCTTTGCCCATCTGCGCATGACCACCGTCGAGGCGCAAGCCGCGCCTTGA
- a CDS encoding Trm112 family protein — protein sequence MDPKLLDILACPLCKGPLKLVADKSELICKADALAFPVRDGIPVMLETEARTLNVDERLDK from the coding sequence ATGGACCCGAAACTACTCGATATTCTCGCCTGCCCGCTGTGCAAGGGCCCGTTGAAGCTGGTGGCTGACAAGAGCGAGCTGATCTGCAAGGCCGATGCGCTGGCCTTTCCGGTCCGCGACGGCATTCCAGTGATGCTGGAGACCGAAGCCCGCACCCTCAACGTCGACGAGCGTTTGGACAAGTAA